CCTGATAGAATTGCTTTATCAAGTGGAAGGTTAGCAACTGTAGAAAATGTGAAGAAATTAGTAGATCAAGGGGTAGATATGATACTTTTAACAGGAAATCCTAAAACGGGAGTTACCAATAATCAAATTATTAAGAGCATAAAAGAAATAAAACAGACTATAGGAGATGATGTAATTATAGCAGCAGGTAAGATGCATAGCTCAGGTAGCATTAAAGAATCAGGGATAAGTATTGTTAACGAAGAATTGATAGGTGAATTTATAGAAGCTGGTAGCGATGTAATTTTAATTCCTGCACCAGGTACTGTACCTGGAATGACTATTGATTATGTTAAAGGTTTGGTAGATTATATTCATTTCCAGGACAAATTAGCAATGACATCAATAGGTACATCTCAAGAAGGTGCTGATGAATATACTATTAGAAATATAGCAATATATAGCAAGATGGTAGGTGCAGATATACATCATATAGGAGATTGTGGCATGTCTCCTGGTATGGCAACTCCTGAAAATATTATGACCTATTCTATCGCAATTAAAGGTAAACGCCATACCTATAGGAGGATGGCGCGGTCTATAAATCGATAAATTTTCTGTTACACATTAAATCTAAATAATACTACATCTCCATCTTGCATTATATAGTCTTTGCCTTCTAGTCTTACCAATCCTTTTTCTTTAG
This portion of the Keratinibaculum paraultunense genome encodes:
- a CDS encoding haloacid dehalogenase-like hydrolase, with protein sequence MVKRILDLDASDIYYMNKSQKLTSIKLGEGRTVVSEIICVAPPLLWDVSNVELAAAFGADIILLNLFDAENPKIEGIPSINSKKVIEYVKELTGRMIGVNLEPVDLDEKIPDRIALSSGRLATVENVKKLVDQGVDMILLTGNPKTGVTNNQIIKSIKEIKQTIGDDVIIAAGKMHSSGSIKESGISIVNEELIGEFIEAGSDVILIPAPGTVPGMTIDYVKGLVDYIHFQDKLAMTSIGTSQEGADEYTIRNIAIYSKMVGADIHHIGDCGMSPGMATPENIMTYSIAIKGKRHTYRRMARSINR